The following coding sequences are from one Camelina sativa cultivar DH55 unplaced genomic scaffold, Cs unpScaffold00470, whole genome shotgun sequence window:
- the LOC104773145 gene encoding protein VARIATION IN COMPOUND TRIGGERED ROOT growth response-like isoform X4, translating into MASSSSSRNNNWVYDVFLSFRGEDVRVTFRSHFLKELDRKLITAFRDNEIERGHSLWPDLLQAIKNSRIAVVFFSKNYASSRWCLNELLEIVNCKDKIIIPVFYSLDPSQVRHQIGDFGKIFEKTCKRHSEEVKSQWKKALTDVANMLGFDSARWDDEAKMIEEIANDVLRKLLLTSSNDFENFVGIEDHIANMSELLELESEKVKMVGIWGSSGIGKTTIARALFNQLSRNFQVSKYIDRSFVYKSREIYSKANPDDHNMKLHLQKSFLSEVLRMHEIKIDHLGVLGERLQHQKVLIIIDDLDDLMVLDTLVGQTQWFGSGSRIIVVTDNRSLLKAHGIGHIYEVSLPNEEHALAMLCHSAFRKASPPEGFGKLVVQVVKHVGSLPLGLNVLGSYLRGRDKDYWMDMLPRLENGLDDKIEKILRISYDGLGSAEDQAIFRHIACLFNHMEVTTIESLLADSKFGVTVGLKNLIDKSIIHVRWGHVEMHRLLQEMGRKIVRTQSLDKPGKREFLVDPDDICDVLSEGIDTRNVLGISLDTSKIDDQLLVHERAFKGLRKLRFLKIDTNILREDDRLYLPESFNYLPPTLKLLCWSEFPMRCMPSHFRPEHLVKIKMPNSKLCKLWEGVVPVSLTNLKEMDLDGSVNLKEIPDLTMATNLVTLNLMSCKSLVELPSSIRNLNKLLKLNMEFCKSLKTLPTGFNLKSLDLLNFNYCSELRTFPEFSTNISDLYMNGTNIEELPANNIHLENLDNLCISKKDSDGKQWEGAKGLTGEVVSHFDVLAAQEYPKFGGASILISES; encoded by the exons AtggcttcttcatcatcttctcgcAATAATAATTGGGTATATGATGTTTTCTTGAGCTTCAGAGGGGAAGACGTCCGAGTAACTTTCCGTAGCCACTTTCTCAAGGAGCTCGATCGGAAACTGATCACTGCTTTTAGAGACAATGAGATCGAGAGAGGTCACTCTCTCTGGCCCGATCTTTTACAAGCCATCAAGAATTCGAGGATCGCTGTggtctttttctccaaaaactACGCTTCTTCAAGGTGGTGTCTTAACGAGCTGCTGGAGATTGTGAACTGCAAAGATAAAATAATCATACCAGTTTTCTACTCTTTGGATCCTTCCCAAGTAAGGCATCAAATCGGTGACTTTGGAAAGATCTTCGAAAAGACTTGCAAGAGACATTCAGAAGAAGTGAAAAGTCAATGGAAGAAAGCATTGACTGATGTAGCTAATATGCTTGGATTTGATTCTGCGAGATG GGATGACGAAGCAAAAATGATTGAAGAAATAGCCAATGATGTTTTGCGTAAACTGCTTTTAACTTCATCcaatgattttgaaaattttgttggtATCGAGGATCATATTGCAAATATGAGTGAATTGTTGGAACTGGAATCTGAGAAAGTGAAGATGGTTGGTATATGGGGTTCCTCCGGGATTGGTAAGACTACTATCGCAAGAGCTCTGTTTAACCAACTTTCTCGGAATTTCCAAGTTAGCAAATACATAGATAGATCTTTTGTATATAAGAGTAGAGAAATTTATAGTAAAGCCAATCCGGACGACCACAACATGAAGTTacatttacaaaagagtttCCTCTCTGAAGTTCTGAGGATGCATGAGATAAAGATAGATCATCTAGGTGTACTAGGAGAGAGGCTACAACACCAAAAAGTTCTTATCATCATTGATGATTTGGATGATCTAATGGTACTAGATACATTGGTGGGTCAAACTCAATGGTTTGGAAGTGGGAGTAGAATCATTGTGGTTACAGATAATAGGTCTTTATTAAAGGCTCATGGGATTGGTCATATTTATGAAGTTAGTCTCCCAAATGAAGAGCACGCTCTTGCCATGTTATGTCACTCTGCTTTCAGGAAAGCCTCTCCACCTGAAGGTTTTGGGAAGCTTGTAGTTCAAGTTGTAAAACATGTCGGTAGCCTTCCTTTGGGTCTAAACGTTTTGGGTTCGTATCTGAGGGGGAGGGATAAGGATTACTGGATGGATATGCTGCCAAGGCTTGAGAATGGTTTAGATGATAAGATTGAGAAAATACTAAGAATCAGCTATGATGGGTTAGGTAGCGCAGAAGATCAAGCGATATTTCGTCATATCGCATGTCTTTTCAATCATATGGAAGTCACAACCATCGAGTCGTTGCTCGCAGATAGTAAATTTGGTGTTACTGTTGGGCTGAAAAACCTGATTGATAAGTCCATCATTCATGTCAGATGGGGTCATGTGGAGATGCACCGTTTGCTACAAGAAATGGGCAGAAAAATTGTTCGCACACAGTCTCTTGACAAGCCTGGAAAACGAGAATTTCTGGTTGATCCAGATGATATTTGTGATGTACTCAGTGAAGGCATT gaTACTCGAAATGTATTAGGTATATCATTGGATACAAGTAAGATTGATGATCAGTTGCTTGTACATGAGAGAGCCTTCAAAGGGCTGCGAAAACTTCGTTTCTTAAAAATTGATACCAATATCTTGAGAGAAGACGACAGACTATACTTGCCTGAAAGTTTTAACTATTTGCCCCCTACTCTAAAACTATTGTGCTGGTCGGAATTTCCAATGAGATGTATGCCTTCTCATTTCCGTCCTGAACACCTTGTCAAGATCAAAATGCCGAATAGCAAGCTATGTAAGCTGTGGGAAGGAGTTGTGCCTGTG TCACTTACAAATCTAAAGGAAATGGATCTGGATGGATCAGTCAACCTGAAAGAAATTCCAGACCTTACCATGGCTACTAATCTCGTGACACTTAATCTTATGTCTTGCAAGAGTTTGGTGGAGCTTCCTTCCTCAATACGTAATCTCAATAAACTGTTGAAACTGAACATGGAGTTCTGCAAAAGTCTGAAAACTCTTCCAACTGGATTCAACCTCAAATCTCTCGACCTCCTCAACTTTAACTATTGCTCGGAGTTGAGGACTTTTCCCGAATTCTCAACCAACATCTCTGATCTCTACATGAATGGAACAAACATTGAAGAGCTCCCTGCTAATAATATACATCTCGAGAATCTTGATAATCTTTGCATATCAAAAAAAGATAGTGATGGAAAGCAATGGGAAGGAGCGAAG GGCCTTACTGGCGAAGTTGTCTCCCACTTTGACGTGCTTGCAGCTCAGGAATATCCCAAGTTTGGTGGAGCTTCCATCCTCATTTCAGAATCTTAA